One part of the Candidatus Eisenbacteria bacterium genome encodes these proteins:
- a CDS encoding SURF1 family protein gives MRLPRRVMVVLLLAAAAGCLRLCLWQVDRLGQRRERNARIAADLRRAPALLTAADARNLALLEGRRVAARGVFRPAGEQWHNTSVEGVPGALVVTPLSLGEGTEAPVARGWVPAPGGPPKPGAYPADTGRVTVTGRVTRVAPLSFALQVEPGAPSPAAVLPPGSPGTGRGSASGPGAGPRVALRPLPPPRLDDGPHLGYAVQWAVFAAMFAVAAAYFARGPRA, from the coding sequence ATGAGACTTCCCCGCCGGGTCATGGTGGTCCTGCTGCTCGCGGCCGCCGCCGGGTGCCTGCGACTGTGCCTCTGGCAGGTGGACCGGCTGGGCCAGCGCCGGGAGCGGAATGCCCGGATCGCGGCGGATCTCAGGCGGGCGCCCGCGCTGCTGACCGCGGCCGACGCCCGGAATCTCGCTCTGCTGGAGGGTCGGCGCGTGGCGGCGCGCGGGGTGTTCCGTCCGGCGGGAGAGCAATGGCACAACACCAGCGTGGAGGGTGTTCCGGGCGCGCTGGTGGTCACGCCGCTTTCGCTCGGGGAGGGGACCGAGGCGCCGGTGGCGCGTGGCTGGGTGCCCGCTCCCGGGGGGCCGCCGAAGCCGGGTGCCTATCCGGCGGACACCGGCCGCGTGACCGTGACCGGCCGCGTGACCCGCGTCGCGCCCCTGAGCTTCGCGCTGCAGGTGGAGCCCGGCGCGCCGAGCCCGGCTGCGGTGCTGCCCCCGGGATCGCCCGGGACCGGGCGCGGCAGCGCGTCCGGCCCGGGGGCCGGCCCCAGGGTGGCGCTGCGGCCGCTGCCGCCACCGCGGCTCGACGACGGGCCGCACCTGGGCTACGCGGTGCAGTGGGCGGTCTTCGCCGCGATGTTCGCCGTCGCGGCCGCCTATTTCGCCCGGGGGCCGCGGGCCTGA
- a CDS encoding polysaccharide biosynthesis C-terminal domain-containing protein, with the protein MASNSLASMAGRVGSMAFWVLATPYILHRLGPERFGLWSLLFVLTTYMVIMDLGVGTALSRFSADSSARGSTSDLGRYISSSNSIYLGLSAVFLAAASLLADPILLALRVPVTIPEARTALALGAVTAVVVGFGSLVAGVMNGLQRQVTVNAISLAALVPGGLGIWLALRQGAGLSGLLAVQAGVAALAGLGTAIFLYRGTPGLRVQGFGWDPGAVRRLLGLGMWIQLAGVATVLQLQLDKFFLTRWAGLPVVGAYELGFRVAGGLFALPILAFGAVAPAAADFAARGDRVRLRDLHVRGVRWVAALALPLLAGTWFGGGWLMRGWLDQVPGGAVPTLQLLSLAWALNALTGTGTAILQGEGRPQLTFACMSGALAVHVALALVWVPRWGLSGALAAILVSMLVWVGAFVPLFHRRCGWSSWDCVVRPLARPVVVSAIAAAGLWAVQRGLPEPAITGRWTSLGVGLILVVAPVAVCLPVLAAIRHFEPADLAVVRELARRCTAPRRSERP; encoded by the coding sequence GTGGCTTCCAACTCCCTGGCCAGCATGGCCGGCCGCGTTGGATCCATGGCTTTCTGGGTGCTGGCCACCCCCTACATCCTGCACCGGCTGGGACCCGAGCGATTCGGGTTGTGGTCGCTGTTGTTCGTGTTGACCACCTACATGGTGATCATGGACCTGGGCGTGGGCACCGCCCTGAGCCGGTTTTCGGCGGACTCCTCGGCGCGCGGCTCGACGTCCGACCTGGGTCGGTACATCTCCAGTTCCAACTCGATCTACCTCGGACTGTCCGCCGTGTTCCTGGCGGCCGCCTCGCTGCTCGCGGATCCCATCCTGCTCGCGCTGCGGGTGCCCGTGACCATCCCGGAGGCTCGCACCGCGCTAGCCCTCGGCGCGGTGACCGCCGTGGTGGTCGGTTTCGGCTCTCTCGTCGCCGGAGTCATGAACGGACTTCAGCGACAGGTCACCGTGAACGCGATCTCGCTGGCGGCCCTGGTGCCGGGCGGGCTCGGGATCTGGCTGGCGCTGCGCCAGGGAGCCGGCTTGTCCGGGCTCCTGGCGGTCCAGGCGGGCGTGGCCGCGCTGGCCGGGCTGGGCACCGCCATTTTCCTGTACCGCGGCACCCCGGGTCTTCGCGTGCAGGGATTCGGCTGGGATCCCGGGGCCGTGCGCCGGTTGCTCGGACTGGGCATGTGGATCCAGCTCGCCGGCGTGGCCACCGTATTGCAGCTGCAACTGGACAAGTTCTTCCTGACGCGCTGGGCCGGGCTGCCCGTGGTCGGGGCTTACGAACTGGGCTTCCGTGTCGCGGGCGGATTGTTCGCCCTGCCGATCCTCGCGTTCGGCGCCGTGGCGCCTGCGGCAGCTGACTTCGCCGCGCGGGGCGACAGGGTGCGGCTGAGGGATCTCCACGTGCGGGGGGTGCGCTGGGTCGCGGCGCTGGCGCTGCCGCTCCTGGCCGGCACGTGGTTCGGCGGAGGCTGGCTGATGCGCGGCTGGCTGGACCAGGTCCCCGGCGGCGCCGTTCCCACGCTGCAACTACTGTCGCTGGCCTGGGCCCTCAATGCGCTCACCGGGACCGGAACCGCCATCCTGCAGGGAGAAGGACGTCCGCAGCTCACGTTCGCGTGCATGTCCGGGGCGCTCGCGGTGCACGTGGCGCTCGCCCTGGTCTGGGTGCCGCGATGGGGCCTGTCCGGCGCGCTGGCGGCGATCCTCGTTTCCATGCTGGTGTGGGTGGGGGCCTTTGTGCCGCTGTTCCATCGCCGCTGCGGCTGGTCGTCGTGGGATTGCGTGGTGCGCCCCCTGGCCCGGCCGGTGGTTGTGAGCGCGATCGCGGCGGCGGGGCTGTGGGCTGTCCAGCGGGGGCTGCCCGAGCCGGCAATTACCGGGCGCTGGACGTCCCTGGGCGTGGGCCTGATCCTGGTGGTCGCGCCCGTCGCCGTGTGCCTGCCGGTGCTGGCTGCCATCCGGCACTTCGAGCCCGCCGACCTGGCCGTGGTGCGCGAACTGGCGCGACGGTGCACCGCACCACGGAGATCGGAGCGCCCGTAG
- a CDS encoding peptidase M14 yields the protein MRTHVSDFARATLIAACLGACLAAASSAAPAPDAALAGGPGAFKGMGAPAHPKVPVAWNRYYDHAGITDICRRLAAAHPGLCRLESIGKSYAGRDLWALTITDFSAGDPARRSGYYIDGNIHANELQGSEVALYTAWYLLENFGVVEGITRLVRERTFYIVPTINPDGRDDFLHRANSPNSPRSGVVPRDDDGDGQPDEDQAADLDGDGNITQMRKADPNGRWKTSPDDPRLMVTCEPDEKGQWTLLGEEGTDQDRDGSVAEDPTGYYDPNRDWGWNWAPRYVQQGAERYPFSLPESRAVRDFVRAHPNIAGAQTYHNAMGAILKGPGERSDAFQPEDVATFDLVGRRGEEVLPGYRYLTVWSGLYTVYGGELDWFYGARGVLCFSNELWTAWNLFRKDAGGGFFGAQPDLYRFDRLLLFGEGVVPWRAYRHPQFGDVEIGGLKKMWTRMPPTFLLEEECHRNMAFTLFHAWTLPLVHVDSLRVTALPGGVRQVDVRVVNERPMATHTAQDRVNRITPPDAFTLTVPGGKVLAGFAVDNEYLGNLAEQKEHPERLVVPGIAGNGVLKLRWLVSGDGAPTVTVESVRATVRE from the coding sequence ATGAGGACCCACGTTTCAGACTTCGCCCGGGCCACGCTGATCGCGGCGTGCCTGGGCGCGTGCCTCGCGGCCGCGTCGTCCGCCGCGCCCGCCCCGGATGCCGCGCTGGCCGGCGGCCCCGGTGCGTTCAAGGGCATGGGCGCTCCCGCGCACCCGAAGGTCCCGGTGGCGTGGAACCGCTACTACGATCATGCGGGCATCACCGACATCTGCAGGCGGCTCGCGGCCGCGCATCCGGGGCTGTGCCGGCTGGAGTCCATCGGCAAGTCGTACGCCGGGCGCGACCTGTGGGCGCTCACCATCACCGACTTCTCCGCGGGGGATCCCGCCCGCAGGTCCGGCTACTACATAGATGGGAACATCCACGCCAACGAGCTGCAGGGCAGCGAGGTGGCCCTGTACACCGCGTGGTACCTGCTGGAGAACTTCGGCGTGGTGGAGGGGATCACCCGGCTGGTGAGGGAGCGGACGTTCTACATCGTGCCCACCATCAACCCGGACGGGCGCGACGACTTCCTGCACCGCGCCAACAGCCCCAACAGCCCGCGCTCCGGGGTGGTGCCGCGCGACGACGACGGGGACGGCCAGCCCGATGAGGACCAGGCCGCCGATCTGGACGGCGACGGCAACATCACCCAGATGCGCAAGGCCGATCCCAACGGCCGATGGAAGACCTCACCCGACGACCCGCGCCTCATGGTGACGTGCGAGCCGGACGAGAAGGGGCAGTGGACGCTGCTGGGCGAGGAGGGCACGGACCAGGACCGCGACGGTTCCGTGGCCGAGGATCCCACCGGCTACTACGATCCCAACCGCGACTGGGGCTGGAACTGGGCGCCACGCTACGTGCAGCAGGGCGCCGAGCGCTACCCGTTCTCGCTGCCGGAGAGCCGCGCGGTGCGCGACTTCGTGCGCGCGCACCCCAACATCGCCGGCGCGCAGACCTACCACAACGCCATGGGCGCGATCCTGAAGGGTCCGGGCGAGCGCAGCGACGCGTTCCAGCCCGAGGACGTGGCCACCTTCGACCTGGTGGGCCGCCGCGGTGAAGAGGTGCTGCCGGGCTACCGCTACCTGACCGTGTGGAGCGGGCTGTACACCGTGTACGGCGGGGAGCTGGACTGGTTCTACGGCGCCCGCGGCGTGCTGTGCTTCAGCAACGAGCTGTGGACCGCGTGGAACCTGTTTCGCAAGGACGCCGGCGGCGGATTCTTCGGCGCGCAACCCGACCTGTACCGGTTCGACCGGCTGCTGCTGTTCGGCGAGGGCGTGGTGCCGTGGCGGGCGTACCGCCACCCGCAGTTCGGGGACGTGGAGATCGGCGGTCTCAAGAAGATGTGGACGCGCATGCCACCCACGTTCCTGCTGGAGGAGGAGTGCCACCGCAACATGGCCTTCACCCTCTTCCACGCCTGGACCCTGCCACTGGTGCACGTGGACAGCCTGCGGGTGACCGCCCTCCCGGGAGGCGTGCGGCAGGTGGACGTGCGGGTGGTGAACGAGCGTCCCATGGCCACGCACACCGCGCAGGACCGGGTGAATCGCATCACGCCCCCGGACGCGTTCACCCTCACCGTGCCGGGCGGGAAGGTGCTCGCCGGTTTCGCGGTGGACAACGAGTACCTGGGCAACCTGGCGGAGCAGAAGGAACATCCCGAGCGGCTGGTGGTGCCGGGCATCGCCGGCAACGGCGTGCTCAAGCTGCGCTGGCTGGTGTCGGGAGACGGCGCGCCCACGGTGACGGTGGAGTCGGTGCGGGCGACGGTGCGGGAGTAG